Genomic DNA from Pseudomonadota bacterium:
CCACATTTTCACTTTTCCACCTTTCATTCAAACGTAAACCCTTTCTCTCTGAACAGTTTAAGACACGCCTCCACTATCTTCGAATCATAAAGAATACCTTTGTTTTTTTCAATCTCTTCAAGGGCTGCATCTATGCCTTTAGCAGGTCTGTAGGGACGGTGGGATGCTATTGCCTCTACCACATCTGCGACAGAGATAATCTTAGCCTCGAGGAGGATCTGGTCACCTTTGAGACCCTGCGGATAGCCTGAACCGTCCATGCGCTCATGGTGCTGAAGGACTATCTCTGCAATAGGATAGGGCAATTCAACATCTTTTAATATGTCATATCCTGATTGGGAGTGAATCTTAATGAGGTCCATTTCTAAGTGTGTTAATATGCCGGGCTTACTTAAAATTTCAGCAGGTACTGATATCTTGCCTATGTCATGGATAATACCGGCCATACGGATATTATCGACTGTATCTTTCGGGAGTCCCATATCCTGCGCGACTACCGTCGCAAGGTTTGATACCTTCCTCTGATGACCTGCAGTGTAGGGATCACGTGTCTCAACTATCATGGATATTGCCCTTATAGTTCCCAATAAGGATTTTCTGAGTTTTTCCGTGTTTTCTTTTAATACTTCATCGGCTGTTTTACGGCTGGTTATATCTTCTACCGTTCCCTCATAAAGGAGCACTTTGCCTGTCGAGTCCCGAACAGCACGGGCATTAACTGAAACCCAGAATTTACTTCCGTCTTTGTGATAGTGTTGTCTTTCAAAACCTTGAATAATACCCTGTTCCTCAAGAGCCTTTTTATACCTCAACCTGTCTTCAGGGTTCACATATAGTCGCTTACCGACATCGTCAATACCCGATATCATCTCTTCCGGCGATGCAAACCCGAACATTATTACCATTGCAGGATTGACTGTTATAAGTTTTCCATCCGGCCTGGTCTGGAAGATGCCCTCTACAGAGTTTTCAAATATAGAGCGGTATCTTTGTTCACTTACCATCATAGCTTCCTCCGCCCGCTTGCGCTCGGTAATATCCCGGATCGTTCCCTGGAACCC
This window encodes:
- a CDS encoding PAS domain S-box protein encodes the protein GFQGTIRDITERKRAEEAMMVSEQRYRSIFENSVEGIFQTRPDGKLITVNPAMVIMFGFASPEEMISGIDDVGKRLYVNPEDRLRYKKALEEQGIIQGFERQHYHKDGSKFWVSVNARAVRDSTGKVLLYEGTVEDITSRKTADEVLKENTEKLRKSLLGTIRAISMIVETRDPYTAGHQRKVSNLATVVAQDMGLPKDTVDNIRMAGIIHDIGKISVPAEILSKPGILTHLEMDLIKIHSQSGYDILKDVELPYPIAEIVLQHHERMDGSGYPQGLKGDQILLEAKIISVADVVEAIASHRPYRPAKGIDAALEEIEKNKGILYDSKIVEACLKLFREKGFTFE